One Desulfurellaceae bacterium genomic window, AGCCGATCAGCGATACGGTCGAGTGTCTGTTCATCGGCGGCGGCTTCTCGGCCCTGCTCACCTCGGCCCGGCTGCGCGAGTACGGCGTCGAGAGTATTCGGATTGTCGAGCGCGGTGCCGACGTGGGCGGTACCTGGTACTGGAACCGTTACCCGGGCATCGCCTGCGACGTGCCCTCGTACGATTACCTGCCGCTGCTCGACGAGATGGGCTATGTGCCAAAGAGCCGTTTTGCCAAAGGCGATGAAATCTTCGCCCACTGTCAGGCCATTGCCGAGAAGTACGATCTGTACAAGCTGGCCGTGTTCCAGACCACCGTCACCTCCACCGTATGGGACGCAGAGGAAGGGCTGTGGCATATCACGACCGACCGGGGCGACCATATGCGGGCACAGTTTGTGATCTGCGCCAACGGCACCCTGGCCAAGCCCAAGCTGACCAGGATCGCAGGCATGGAGACCTTTCAGGGCCACTCCTTCCACACCTCACGCTGGGACTATGCCTACACCAAAGACGACCTGTCGGGTCTGAAAGACAAAGTCGTGGGCATCATCGGCACCGGGGCGACCGCAGTCCAGGCCGTCCCGGCCCTGGGCGCAATGGCCAAGGAGCTGTACGTCTTCCAGCGCACCCCGTCCTCGATTGACATCCAGGACGACCACCCGACCGACCCCGACTGGGCGCGCCAGCTCAAGCCGGGCTGGCAGGCACAGCGCCGGGCACACATGCGCAAGGTCATGGACCCCCAGCTGACCGAGGAACAGCAGGCCCTGCGCGCCGCCCTGCCCCGCGAGGAGAGAATCCGTCGCCAGGAAAACGCCAACATCGACTATGTGATGCGCATCCACAAACGCATTGACGAAGTCGTCAAGGACAAGGCCACGGCCGAGGCGCTCAAGCCGTGGTATATGTTCATGTGCAAGCGGCCCTGCTTTCATAACGAGTATCTGCCGACCTTCAACCGCCCCAGCGTCCATCTGGTCGATACCCACGGTAAGGGTATCACTGAGATCACGGCTGCGGGACCGGTGTTTGAGGGCAAGCAGTACGAGCTCGATCTGCTGATCTACGCCACCGGCTTTGAGGTCGCATCTATAACCAGATCAGGGGTGAGGGCGGCCTGGACCTGACCGACAAGTACAGCAGCGGCATCCGCACCCTGTTCGGCATCCACTCCCAGGGCTATCCCAACCTGTTCATCATGGGCGGCTATCAGTCCTCCTTTCAGTTCAACCTGACCGATATCCTCAACACCGAGGGTGACCATATCGCGGCCTGCATCGACCACGTCCGTCGCCACGGCTACCAGTCCATAGACCCGACCCCCGAGGCCGAGGAGTGGTGGGTAGACGAGGTCATCAAGTACCGCGGCAAGACGACCCGCAACCGGGACTGCACGCCGGGCTATTACAACTTCGAGGGCGAGTTTCAGCGTCGCCAGGACGGCAACTACAACGGTGGCTTCCATCGCTACGTGGGCCATATGGACGAGGCCCGGGACAAGATGGACGAGTACTTCGTCTTCTCCACGAAATAAGAGGAAGCAGGCCGGGGGGGGGGCCACAGGAGCTGCTCCATGCATGAATCCAGCGCCCGCAAGAGCGGCAACCCGTTTGACATCCAGGTTCGCGACGCCCAGCGGCGCAAGGGTCTGTCCAGTCCTGACGAGCGCCAGGCTGTTGTCGCGGACGTAGATGCTCTCAAACGGGACGGCTATGTGGTGCTTGAGGGGCTACTCGACGCCGACACGCTGGCCGAAGTCGGGGCCGAGATGGACCGCCTTCACCGCTCCACCCCGCTCGGCGTCACCGACTTTGAGGGCTTTCAGACCAGGCGGATTTACAATCTCATGGCCAAGACCCGTGCGGCGGACGCCTTGTGCAGCCAGGCCCGGATTGTGGCCACTGTCGAAGCCTATCTGGACGGCCAGATTCAACTCAGCTCGGCGACCGGCATCACCCTGCTAGCGAGCGAGACCGGGCAGGATTTGCACCGCGACGACAGCCTCTATCCGCTGCCCCGGCCGCGGCCGCCGCTGGTCGTCGGCGCCCTGTGGGCGATTGACGCCTACACCGCGCAGAACGGCGGGACCATGCTGATTCCCGGCAGCCATACGGCGCTTGAGGAACACGTCCCGGACGAGCCGCCCGTCAGCATTGTGATGCCGGCCGGCTCGGTGCTGCTGTTTGACGGCGGAATGTGGCATGGGGGCGGGGCTAATGCCACCGACCAGCAGCGGCGAGCCATCTCGCTGTCCTACTGCTGTGCCTGGCTGCGGCAGCAGGAGAATGCCTACCTGTCCATCCCGCTGGAGACGGTGCGCTCGCTGAGCCGCCCCATGCAGTGTCTGCTGGGCTACACCACCGCCTCGATCATGCTGGGACAGGTCGAGCGGCGAAATCCCATTCACTGGTTCGACGAAGCCTAAGGAGGGCGTATGACACAGCTCGACGGACGGGTGGCGATTGTCACCGGTGGTGTGCAGGGCATTGGCGGGGGCGTGGCCCACAGCCTGGCCCGGGCCGGGGCCAACATCGTGGTGGCCGAGGCGGTCCAGGAGCGGATTCCCCCAGCCGTGGCCCGCCTCGAAGCGCTGGGCGTGCAGGCCCTGGGCGTGCAGACCGACGTCACCCAGGCCGACGCGGTGGACCGGCTGGTCGGCCAGACGCTCGAGCGCTTTGGCAAGATTGACATTCTGGTCAATAACGCCGGCATAGTGGTCCTCAAGCATATGCGAAACCAGACCGAGGCCGACTGGGACCGGGTCCTGGACGTGAACCTCAAGGGCGTGTTCCTGTGCTGTCACCGCGTTGTCCAGGAGATGGAAAAGCAGGGGAGCGGCGCCATCGTCAATATCGCCTCCATCGCCGCCCTGCACTACACCGTGCCCCATGTGCCCTACGCCGCCTCAAAGGCCGGGGTTGTCGCCCTGACCAGAGACCTGGCCTATGAGGTCGCCCCGCTGGGCATCCGGGTCAACGCCATTGCCCCCGGCCCGATTGAAACGCCGATGATGGCCAACTCGCTGAGCGAAGAACAAAAAGCCGCCTACGCCAAGACGGTGCCGCTCGGCCGCATCGGCCAGCCCCAGGACATCGGCGACGCGGCCGTGTTTCTGGCCTCTGACGCGGCCAGTTTTATTACCGGCGTTACCCTGCCGGTCGCGGGCGGCACAGACCTGAAAGTGGGTCCCTGATGAGGGGGAACGCTCTCGTAGCACAAGGGAGAAACTCGTCATGTCCATGCGCTTTTCGATTCTGAGTCTGGGCGACAACTACGCCAATCTGCGCTCGCACGAGCAG contains:
- a CDS encoding NAD(P)/FAD-dependent oxidoreductase, whose protein sequence is MSETTDILDKPLIDPLSWASPPAKPQEYYDTIKQKFAEQRDLRLDYRPEGTGQYTSELTGTLAKYEDDPYGGALKPREPISDTVECLFIGGGFSALLTSARLREYGVESIRIVERGADVGGTWYWNRYPGIACDVPSYDYLPLLDEMGYVPKSRFAKGDEIFAHCQAIAEKYDLYKLAVFQTTVTSTVWDAEEGLWHITTDRGDHMRAQFVICANGTLAKPKLTRIAGMETFQGHSFHTSRWDYAYTKDDLSGLKDKVVGIIGTGATAVQAVPALGAMAKELYVFQRTPSSIDIQDDHPTDPDWARQLKPGWQAQRRAHMRKVMDPQLTEEQQALRAALPREERIRRQENANIDYVMRIHKRIDEVVKDKATAEALKPWYMFMCKRPCFHNEYLPTFNRPSVHLVDTHGKGITEITAAGPVFEGKQYELDLLIYATGFEVASITRSGVRAAWT
- a CDS encoding phytanoyl-CoA dioxygenase family protein, whose protein sequence is MHESSARKSGNPFDIQVRDAQRRKGLSSPDERQAVVADVDALKRDGYVVLEGLLDADTLAEVGAEMDRLHRSTPLGVTDFEGFQTRRIYNLMAKTRAADALCSQARIVATVEAYLDGQIQLSSATGITLLASETGQDLHRDDSLYPLPRPRPPLVVGALWAIDAYTAQNGGTMLIPGSHTALEEHVPDEPPVSIVMPAGSVLLFDGGMWHGGGANATDQQRRAISLSYCCAWLRQQENAYLSIPLETVRSLSRPMQCLLGYTTASIMLGQVERRNPIHWFDEA
- a CDS encoding 3-oxoacyl-ACP reductase FabG; protein product: MTQLDGRVAIVTGGVQGIGGGVAHSLARAGANIVVAEAVQERIPPAVARLEALGVQALGVQTDVTQADAVDRLVGQTLERFGKIDILVNNAGIVVLKHMRNQTEADWDRVLDVNLKGVFLCCHRVVQEMEKQGSGAIVNIASIAALHYTVPHVPYAASKAGVVALTRDLAYEVAPLGIRVNAIAPGPIETPMMANSLSEEQKAAYAKTVPLGRIGQPQDIGDAAVFLASDAASFITGVTLPVAGGTDLKVGP